From the genome of Scytonema hofmannii PCC 7110, one region includes:
- a CDS encoding PPC domain-containing protein, with the protein MSTNSENKYIYRAKFVLSCCICSSLLISGYVMPVKAFREAQQDNPYIIAKLPDEREQEAVSKLVEQVETPQMPASQTTPKQAIESPLAPKPKPQVETTPSPSTATAPAPKPKPQVETTPSPSTATAPAPKPKPQVETTPSPSTATAPAPKPKPQSANTATAPAPKPKPQVETTPSPSTATAPAPKPKPENANTATAPAPKPKPQVETTPSPSTATVPAQNTIPQQGGRAPSANTATVPTSNPQPRVERTAAVSSRQPNRQRTGNSPINSSNGLAFKEINFVDFALGILAPGDYQYKGRSYHFYQFDGQENQHIQIRLTGSADNRRTNNLALEPFVLLLDPDNNVLASRGTTQKNKDAYIFARLPVAGKYTIAVTSRDPKDIGRYNLALRNDTSGYLLDEAAKLDESLTLKKNRNSYDVSKFQGKRDQRVSVRVESVYEEFVPYVVLMNSKGQVVASDLDKDRKYSALIDRAKLPEDGTYYVVVISAVPQENGRYRLTMW; encoded by the coding sequence ATGTCAACAAACAGCGAAAATAAGTACATATACAGAGCCAAATTCGTTCTTAGTTGTTGCATCTGTAGTAGCTTGCTGATTTCTGGCTATGTTATGCCTGTGAAAGCTTTCAGAGAGGCTCAGCAAGACAACCCCTACATAATTGCTAAACTCCCAGACGAAAGAGAACAAGAAGCAGTCAGTAAACTTGTTGAGCAAGTAGAGACTCCCCAAATGCCTGCGAGTCAAACCACTCCAAAACAAGCTATTGAATCTCCTCTCGCACCCAAACCCAAGCCACAAGTAGAGACCACTCCAAGTCCGAGTACGGCGACTGCACCCGCACCCAAACCCAAGCCACAAGTAGAGACCACTCCAAGTCCGAGTACGGCGACTGCACCCGCACCCAAACCCAAGCCACAAGTAGAGACCACTCCAAGTCCGAGTACGGCGACTGCACCCGCGCCCAAACCCAAGCCACAAAGTGCCAATACAGCTACAGCACCCGCACCCAAACCCAAGCCACAAGTAGAAACCACTCCAAGTCCGAGCACGGCGACTGCACCCGCACCCAAACCCAAGCCAGAAAATGCCAATACAGCTACAGCACCTGCACCCAAACCCAAACCACAAGTAGAAACCACTCCAAGTCCGAGTACGGCGACTGTACCCGCACAAAATACTATTCCACAACAAGGAGGACGTGCTCCAAGTGCTAATACGGCGACGGTTCCCACTTCAAATCCTCAGCCAAGAGTTGAGCGTACTGCTGCTGTAAGTTCAAGACAACCTAATAGACAAAGGACTGGAAATTCGCCTATTAACTCATCTAATGGGCTAGCTTTCAAAGAGATTAATTTTGTAGACTTTGCACTCGGTATTCTGGCTCCTGGCGATTATCAATACAAAGGGAGGAGTTATCATTTTTATCAGTTTGACGGGCAAGAAAACCAACATATTCAAATCAGGTTAACCGGGAGTGCAGATAACCGCCGTACTAATAACTTGGCTTTAGAGCCATTTGTCCTTCTTCTCGATCCCGATAATAACGTCCTTGCTAGTAGGGGCACTACACAAAAAAACAAGGATGCATATATATTTGCACGATTGCCTGTAGCAGGTAAGTATACTATTGCTGTCACAAGCCGAGATCCTAAGGATATAGGTCGCTATAATTTAGCTCTCAGAAACGACACATCCGGCTACCTTTTAGATGAAGCAGCCAAATTAGATGAAAGTTTAACTTTGAAAAAAAATAGAAACTCTTATGATGTTTCTAAGTTTCAAGGGAAAAGAGACCAGCGCGTAAGTGTACGTGTAGAGAGTGTTTATGAAGAGTTTGTTCCTTACGTAGTCTTGATGAATTCTAAAGGGCAAGTGGTTGCTTCCGATCTAGACAAAGATCGCAAATACAGTGCTCTTATTGATAGAGCAAAGTTACCTGAGGATGGTACTTACTATGTCGTGGTGATTTCAGCTGTTCCGCAAGAAAACGGTAGATACAGATTAACAATGTGGTAG